From Paludisphaera rhizosphaerae, the proteins below share one genomic window:
- a CDS encoding amidohydrolase family protein → MRRGTFSLRARYVFPVERPPIEDGVVAIDGGRVAWVGPASERQADLDLGDVAVIPGLVNAHTHLELSGLPDDAGRNPRAVENEVAWLSKVMAHRRSVAPESYREAVDRNLAASIAAGTTTVADITTAGLSWDAIAKAPTRAVVFAEVVGLKRHRGLQTNDAAWRWLGSINPEAQVAANARPGLSPHAPYSTAGWLYHNAASSRLPLTTHLAEMPEELQLLETRDGPLRRFLEDLGAWDDEWEPIGSRPSEYIRKGDLRDADWLIAHGTYIDPQDFWQLRPEASTNGHRVAVAFCPRTNARFGHDAHPYRALLERGAIVCLGTDSLASSPSLSVLDEMRFLHARDGSLSGELLLTMATLFGAWALRAETTAGSLRPGKSADLAVVPLPDRDEQDPYLLLLESEEPVAATMFEGDFVTGPWRGV, encoded by the coding sequence ATGAGACGCGGGACGTTCAGCCTCCGGGCGCGGTACGTTTTTCCCGTCGAGCGGCCGCCGATCGAGGACGGCGTCGTGGCGATCGACGGCGGCCGAGTCGCCTGGGTCGGCCCGGCGAGCGAGCGGCAGGCCGACCTCGACCTGGGGGACGTCGCCGTGATCCCCGGGCTGGTCAACGCGCACACCCACCTGGAGCTTTCCGGTCTGCCGGACGACGCAGGGCGGAATCCCAGGGCCGTTGAGAACGAGGTCGCCTGGCTCTCCAAGGTGATGGCCCACCGCCGTTCCGTCGCGCCCGAGTCTTACCGCGAGGCCGTCGACCGCAACCTGGCCGCGTCGATTGCCGCCGGGACGACGACCGTGGCCGACATCACGACCGCCGGCCTGAGCTGGGACGCGATCGCCAAGGCCCCGACGCGTGCGGTGGTCTTCGCGGAGGTCGTCGGGCTGAAACGTCATCGAGGGCTGCAGACGAATGATGCGGCCTGGCGCTGGTTGGGCTCGATCAATCCCGAGGCGCAGGTGGCCGCCAACGCACGCCCGGGGCTTTCCCCCCACGCTCCTTACAGCACGGCGGGCTGGCTCTACCACAACGCCGCGTCGAGCCGGCTGCCGTTGACGACCCACCTGGCCGAGATGCCCGAGGAACTCCAACTCCTGGAGACTCGCGACGGTCCCCTGCGGCGGTTTCTCGAAGACCTCGGCGCGTGGGACGACGAGTGGGAGCCGATCGGCTCGCGGCCGTCGGAGTACATCCGCAAGGGGGACCTCCGCGACGCCGACTGGCTGATCGCCCACGGGACGTACATCGACCCTCAGGATTTCTGGCAGCTTCGGCCGGAGGCTTCGACGAACGGCCATCGCGTGGCCGTCGCCTTCTGCCCGAGGACCAACGCCCGGTTCGGCCACGACGCCCACCCCTACCGGGCGCTGTTGGAACGCGGGGCGATCGTCTGCCTGGGGACGGACAGCCTGGCGTCGAGCCCGTCGCTGAGCGTCCTCGACGAGATGCGGTTCCTCCACGCCCGCGACGGCTCGCTCTCCGGCGAGCTGCTGCTGACCATGGCGACGCTGTTCGGCGCCTGGGCCCTCCGCGCCGAGACCACCGCCGGCTCGCTCCGCCCCGGCAAGTCCGCCGACCTGGCCGTCGTCCCGCTTCCCGATCGCGACGAGCAAGATCCGTATCTCCTGCTGCTGGAATCGGAAGAGCCCGTGGCGGCCACCATGTTCGAAGGCGACTTCGTCACGGGTCCCTGGAGGGGTGTTTGA
- a CDS encoding cofactor-independent phosphoglycerate mutase: MPASPKYVIVIPDGAADEPFEALGGKTALQAANLPAMDRVASEGIVGRSRNVADRFLPGSDVATLSLFGYDSEKYYTGRAPLEAAAMGVTLGPDDWAVRCNLMTIADGRLSDFTAGHITSEEGGSIMATLQQELGRPDVEFHAGVSYRNLMIYRGKPGATVFTRETKTVPPHDHPDEPAANYLPKGPGADLLIDLMKRAEPILANHPVNLARIAQGKKPASAIWLWGQGEAPHMPPFRELHGLKGAIISAVDLVRGVGVLAGWDRIDVPTATGYLDTDYVAKGKAGIEALRDHDVVCVHIEAPDEASHEGRADAKVEALERIDGDIVAPIVDALKSYEQWRILISPDHSTLLRTRAHDRAPVAWTIAGTNIPASGLRYDEQHALDGGGAFFDQGWRLMEKFLDLKWSGR, encoded by the coding sequence GTGCCCGCCTCCCCCAAGTACGTGATCGTGATCCCCGACGGCGCGGCCGACGAGCCGTTCGAGGCCCTCGGCGGTAAGACGGCCCTCCAGGCGGCGAACCTCCCGGCGATGGACCGCGTGGCCTCGGAGGGGATCGTGGGTCGCTCGCGGAACGTCGCCGATCGCTTCCTGCCCGGCAGCGACGTCGCCACCCTCAGCCTCTTCGGCTACGACTCGGAGAAGTACTACACCGGCCGCGCCCCGCTGGAAGCCGCCGCGATGGGCGTCACGCTCGGCCCCGACGATTGGGCCGTGCGCTGCAACCTGATGACGATCGCCGACGGCCGCCTGTCCGACTTCACCGCCGGGCACATCACCAGCGAGGAGGGGGGCTCGATCATGGCGACCCTCCAGCAGGAGTTGGGTCGGCCGGACGTCGAGTTCCACGCGGGCGTCAGCTACCGCAATCTGATGATCTATCGCGGCAAGCCCGGCGCGACCGTCTTCACCAGGGAAACGAAGACCGTTCCGCCTCACGACCACCCCGACGAGCCGGCCGCGAACTACCTCCCCAAAGGACCCGGCGCCGACCTGCTCATCGACCTGATGAAGCGGGCCGAGCCGATCCTGGCGAACCACCCGGTCAACCTCGCGCGGATCGCCCAGGGGAAGAAGCCCGCCAGCGCCATCTGGCTCTGGGGCCAGGGCGAGGCCCCGCACATGCCGCCGTTTCGCGAGCTGCACGGCCTCAAGGGGGCGATCATCTCGGCCGTCGACCTGGTGCGCGGCGTCGGCGTGCTGGCCGGCTGGGACCGAATCGACGTCCCGACCGCCACCGGCTACCTGGACACGGATTACGTCGCCAAGGGGAAGGCCGGGATCGAGGCCCTCCGCGACCACGACGTCGTCTGCGTCCACATCGAGGCCCCCGACGAGGCCAGCCACGAAGGCCGCGCCGATGCCAAGGTCGAGGCCCTCGAACGCATCGACGGCGACATCGTGGCCCCGATCGTCGACGCTCTCAAGTCGTACGAGCAGTGGCGGATCTTGATCTCCCCCGACCACTCCACCCTGCTCCGCACCCGGGCCCATGACCGGGCCCCCGTCGCCTGGACGATCGCCGGGACGAACATCCCCGCCAGCGGCCTCCGCTACGACGAACAGCACGCCCTCGACGGCGGCGGCGCGTTCTTCGACCAGGGCTGGCGGCTGATGGAGAAGTTCCTCGACCTGAAGTGGTCCGGCCGCTGA